The sequence CGCGCTCGACGCGGAACGGATCGCGGTGCGCGATGCGCTCGGCTATGGCGCGCCGCATTTCCCGCTCGCTCATCACTACGCTAGGGAAGGCGAGATCTGGATGTATGGCCGCGGCTCCCACGATCGGCTGACGGATTCCGGCGACTGGCGCGAACGGATCGTGCTGACCGAACACCGCTACATGCGCGAGGACCTACGGCTCGGGCTGTCGCTGCTGGTGTCAGTCGCCGGCCTTGCCGGCGTGGACACGCCGCTGGCCAAGGCGTTCCTGTCGATCGGCAGTGCGATCTGCGGCGAGGATTTCGCAAGAGGCGGCCGTACGCTCGAGACGCTCGGGCTCGACAATCTTGGCAAGGCCGAATTGCTGACGCTGCTTCGTAATGGATTCTGATCGATGACCAACCGCGTCAATATCGTCTGTCTCGGTGCCGGCCGGATGGGGCGCGGCATCGCCGTCGCCTTCGCCTATGCCGGCCACAGCGTCACGATGATCGACATCAAGGCGCGTTCGGCTGAGGAGTTCACCAGGCTGGAAGCGGACGCGCTTGGCGAGGTTCAAAGGACCTTTGCCAGCCTGTCGAAGTTGGGGTTATTGACCGAAGCGGACGTTGCTCCGCTCATCGCGCGCGTCTCGGTGGTCGCGGCTGGCCAAAGCGCCGCCGCGCTCTCGGAGGCCGGCATGGTGTTCGAGGGCGTTCCCGAGGTGGTCGAGCTCAAGCGGGAGGTGCTGGGGGCTGCGTCAAAGCAAGTTGGCCCGGACACGATCATCGCATCGACGACGTCGACGATTCTCGTCGACGATCTCTCCGGCGCAATCGTCAATCCTCGCCGCTTCCTCAACGTGCATTGGCTCAACCCGGCGTATCTGATCCCGCTGGTCGAAGTCTCGCCGGGCCAGGCCACCGACCCCGCGATCATCGACGAGGTCAAGGCGCTGCTCGAAGGCATTGGCAAGGTGCCGGTGGTCTGCGCGGCGACTCCCGGATTCATCGTCCCGCGCATCCAGGCCCTCGCGATGAACGAGGCTGCCCGCATGGTCGAGGAAGGCGTCGCCAGCGCTGAAGAGATCGACAAGGCGATCCGCTACGGCTTCGGCTTTCGCTACGCTGTGCTTGGTCTGCTCGAATTCATCGACTGGGGCGGCGGCGACATCCTGTATTACGCGAGCCGCTATCTCGAAGGCGCACTCGGCAGCGATCGCTATCGGGCGCCGGAGGTGATCTCGCGCAACATGAACGAGGGACGGATCGGCCTGCGGACGGGCTCAGGCTTCCTCGACTATTCCGGCCTCGATGTCGACGCCTACCGTGTCGAGCGACTCAAGGCCATGGTCGACCTGCTCCGCCATTTCGGCCTGGCACGGCCGCCCGTACGCGATTAGCCGAAAACGTCCTGAAGCACACCTTCACGCACGACCGCAACGCCGTCGAGCTCGATGGTGGTTCCCATCATCGGAAGGTCGAAATGGCCCGCGGTGTAGCGGCCGGCGAACTCGTTCGCGCCGGTCGAGAACAAGAAATTGCCGGACACGGCGCGAAGCTCCGTGCCGTTGGTGTCGCGCTGATCGTACATCGACAGCGCCTCGTAGCGCGCGCCGGGATTCATGCCGAAGCCGACATGCGAGACCGCATAGGCTTCGCGATCACCCCAAGCGGCGAGATAGCGGCGCATCATTGCGGCGTCCGTGCCCTCGCCTTCCAGCTCGACGACATAATCGTCCTTCAGCGTCATCTTCACCGGAGAAGTCAGGTAGCGCTTGAAGGTCAGATTGATGTCGCCGGGCGCCATCACCAGCGTGCCATTGATGGTCCCGCTCTTGGGAAAGCTGACGACGATGCCGCCAGGCCAGTGCGCCAGTGTGCCGGGCTTGTCGGTCCATCCCCACACGCCGACTGTGGAGGCCCCGACCATGTCGACATCGAGCGCCGTTCCTGCTTTGGAAGTGACCCGCATCCGCTTCGTCCCGCGCAGCATCTTTGCGGCGGCACGAACACGCTTTTCCAGCGCGGGATCCGGCACCATCCGCTCCAGCGCCTCGGGATGCTCGTTGGAGATCACCAGGATCCGCGCGCCGGCCTTGAGGATTTCCGGTGTCTCCACCGCGTGCATCAGGCCTTCGATGGTGCAATCGACCACGAAGCCGGCCTGCTGAAGTGCGGTGACGACCGGACCAAGCTTCTGGATCGCCTCGCTCGCCCCGGTCGAGCGAACCGGGACGATGTTCCGGTTGCGCGGTGTCGGCATCACCACGTGAAACGGCCGCGCGCCCATGCGCAACAGAGCGAGCTCGGCAAGATGCACATTCAGCGCGCGTGACTGGGTTTCCGACAGGATCGCCGCAATATCGCCGGCCTTGACGGCGCATCGCTCGAAAATCTCGCAGAATGCATCAATCCATTTTGCTTCGATGCGATCAGCCAGCATGGTTCTCTCCCGGTCTTCTGAATTCTTGTTTGTTACGCTTCCGGAAAGCCCCGGAGCAGGTACGATCGCACGGCTCCCAAGAGGCCGTTCAGGATCAAACCCAGCAGCGATATCGTGATCAGCGGGACGAAC comes from Bradyrhizobium sp. CCGE-LA001 and encodes:
- a CDS encoding 3-hydroxybutyryl-CoA dehydrogenase — its product is MTNRVNIVCLGAGRMGRGIAVAFAYAGHSVTMIDIKARSAEEFTRLEADALGEVQRTFASLSKLGLLTEADVAPLIARVSVVAAGQSAAALSEAGMVFEGVPEVVELKREVLGAASKQVGPDTIIASTTSTILVDDLSGAIVNPRRFLNVHWLNPAYLIPLVEVSPGQATDPAIIDEVKALLEGIGKVPVVCAATPGFIVPRIQALAMNEAARMVEEGVASAEEIDKAIRYGFGFRYAVLGLLEFIDWGGGDILYYASRYLEGALGSDRYRAPEVISRNMNEGRIGLRTGSGFLDYSGLDVDAYRVERLKAMVDLLRHFGLARPPVRD